The genomic DNA gaaagaacagaggaaagagtAATCAGTCAAGTAAACTGCCTTAGCGTCAGGACTTAACCCATTCCCTACATAGCAACCAGCATGAATTTTTTACAGATTGGACCTGGTGGCTGCCCTGCTTTCAACCATCCGTAGGCAGCACCATCTGGCCCTCCTCACCTAATTGTGCTTCCCACGTCTTCCTCTGGGAATCCCTTCATTTCAGCCAGACTCATGTTCTTCCAGTTCCTCCCACGctttctgcctcagggcccttGCACTGCAGTTCTCTCTTCCTCGCAATAGAAAGAAGATCCTCCAGGTCTTTGCACTGtctcctcctcagagaggccttccctgttCACTCCACTAAAGCACATCCTCCTCAGCACCtgcttgcttcctttcctttttagcGCTAGGtgtataaccttgggcaagtttctttcTGTCGGTGCCTCAGTtacctcacctgtaaaatgggagtgcTAGTAGTACCCACTTTGTAGGTGCTACGAACacgtctggcacatagtaggctaTCTATAAAGCTAGTGCCATTGTCTCTCCAGACTGTGAGCTGGATAAGGACCTGGACTGCGTATTTATTTTGTTCCCCACTGTTTccccaatgcctggcacatagtaagtgctcttAGTGAGGACACAGACCAGAGCTCAGTCTCCTGAAAACTCAAGATTCCAACTTCCAGTGAGATTTGGCCAAACTGAGGCATTGGGGCCACTGAGGAGGGTTTATTCCAGTCACTTCTGTCTGTGGTCCTCAATCCCCCGGGCACCCAGTGCTGTGCCTGCTTTCAGTGAGCATCTGATAGCCTGCATTTAGTGAGCACCTGCTGCGGCCACACATAGTGTAAGGGTTCTAAGTGCATCATTTCTAGTGGCCCAGACTCTGGAGACAgcttgcctgggttcaaatcccaccgcAAGCTCTTACTACctacgtgaccttgggcaatttgcTTAAACTCTCGcgctttggttttctcatctgtaaagtaaggataaaaataaaacttaagtagGGTATTGTGAAGGTTCACTGAGGTTTGTGGAGTGCTCAGTATGGTGCCTGACACGTAATAGTAAATGTTCAACAATATCATAGCTCATACTTGGAGGTAGCAGGTGTCAGCAAATTACATTCCTTGAACCAAATCCAAATCCAGCTCCGCGTACGCTTTGGTAAGTAAAGTTTTACTGGCACACTGACTTGCTCATACATTTACACATTGTCCACGCTGCTTTCATGATTCGATGGCAGAGTTGAGTGGCTGGCTGTGACAGAGAACATGTGACACACAAAGCAGAAAATACCGTCTGCCCCTTCACAGAAAAAGTCTGCTGACCTCTGACCTAGAGTTTATCCAGTATCCTTCTAAGCCCTTTCTGCGTTTTGACTTATTTAATCTCCACCGCAATTCTGTGAGGTAGGTGttactgttattcccattttacaaacgaGGAAATGAGACAGAATGGTCGAGTGATTTGCCCGAGACCACATGGCTGCGAGCGTCTCAGCGGACAAGTGCTAGCTTTATTATTACTCCTTTTGCAGCAGCACCACCATCCGTTGAGCAGGAGAGTTAATTCATGATTAAGAGCATGGTCTCCTGGGATGAACAGCCCTTGGCTTCAAATCTTGTCTCTGACACTTCCTAGCTCCTTGACCTTGAGCACGTCAGTCAAACTCCCTGAGCTTTCAAGCtccatctgtaaaaatggagTCCGTTATCCTTCATAGAACTGTTTTTGTGAGGAGCGCGTGAGGTCAGAAACATAGCAAAGAACCATGCGCAGAATGAGTGCTGGAAAAACATTGCCTCTTCATGTCAGTAgctacattttatataaataggaaACGATGTTGCTCATCCAAATTCAGGCAAGTAGTGGAGGCAAGACTTGGACCGGCTGTGATTCCGGAAGCCATTGACACCCCTAGGCTCTGATGTTTATAGTTCGGGTCTCCCAgactccagcccagcccagcccagcccagggcacTCTCAACATCTTGGTCTCCTTCTGGCTTCCCTGTGGGCACAGTGGCATGCGGAGGGGCCAACGTGGTAGTGGGGCCTGGTTAGGTGTGTCCAGCACCCAAGTGACCCTGTCCTTTCCCCCAGAGAACGGGAACCGCTACGAGGGCTACTGGCAGAGAGGCATGAAGAATGGGTCGGGCCGTTTCTTCCACCTGGACCACGGTCAGCTGTTTGAAGGCTTCTGGGTGGACGACGTGGCCAAGTGTGGCACAATGATTGACTTTGGCCGCGATGAGGCCCCTGAGCCCACCCAGTTCCCCATTCCTAAGGTGGGCAGCACCCACCAGGGCCCTGTGGCCAcacccagagagacagaaaacagtaCCTCCCCCCCAACCGCCCACACACACCCAGGCACATCCAGCCTGGCCAGGcctagcccagcccagcccagcccagctagGGAACAGACCAGATTTTGTTTTCAGTCGGGGCATCCCCATGGAGACTGGCAACGCCCAAGGCAGATAGCACTTCCAGAGTCGGCAGCACCCCACAAGGTGGGCAGCACCCCACAGGATGGCGGCCTGGGCCTTCCATGCTCCCCAATCCAACCCCTTACTGCTTCCCTCCAGATCGAAATTCTAGACCCTAATGGTGTGCTGGAGGAAGCCTTGGCCATGTtcaagaagacagaggaagatgAAGATTGATGCCAGGTGAGGGATGGACATACTTTCCCCCCTCGGATGTGGTTGAGAAAGCTCCTGGGGTCTCCTTTGGCCAAGGGGCTCAGGGGCAGGACCAGAGGGTGGGTTTCTTTCCTCCTGCAATCCAGCTGGTTCTTTTTGGTTCCTCCCCTTCAAAACTCATTTCCTCAAAGACCAGGTCCCTCCTGAAAGCCCTTGAGTAAGGTAGTTTGCCCCAGGCCTGCACTTGCGCATCTGTCCTAGCCCCTCCTCGTGTGGGTGTTAAGTGGGGTTCCAGGAGAGGGTGATGGTACAGCATCTTTGGGTCGCCAGCTGCCACCAGCCCCTTGCCCCTGCAGGGAACACACCAGAGCTTCTGGAGAAATTCAAGCCCGTCGCCCAACTGCTCAAACCGGTGCGGCTTCTGCAGAAGTGAGTGGTGACTTGGGCACACCCTTGGCACCCTCAGAGGGCACCTCACTCCTCCCAGCACTGGATCATCCTCTCCCCAGCTGGCTTTGGGGATCCTCTTGTTACAGCTTTCATTCTGGGCCCCCATTCCTGAGCAAGGGAGTATAAAGAACCTGGTGGCTTCAGCCCAGGGCTTGCGGTGTGTGATtgtgggtggggtggagagggtggAGTTCTGGGAAGGACTTTAGGTAAGGAAGACAGACGTCCCCACGGGCTGCATGGATTTACCCAGGGGGAGAAAGAAGTCCTTACCACCCAGGTTACCGTGGTTAACATGAGGATGAAATAAGGTGTGGTTCTAATCTGAGGGTGCTCTTGTCTCCCTTCCTTGCTGggggacacttggcaatgtctggaggcatttttggttgtcacaactggcaGGGAAAGATATTACTGGCAACTAGTGGCTAGAGGTTGAGGATCCTGCTAAACACACTATAATATACTCTAGGGgctcccgacttcagctcaggtcatgatctcagggtttgtgggttcgagccccatatcgagctctgtgctgacagctcagagcctggagcctgcttcagattctgtgtctcccttgctctctaccccttcccctgcttacactctgtctttcaaaaataaacattaaaaaaataaacattccacAATAGTTTTCCAGCCCAATGTCCGAAGTATAACCCTGTAACCCCATGTTCATAAAGCCCTCAGCAAGTGCCAGATATAAAGATTCAATAAACAGGGACACTATCGATGTTCTTTCTGCCCTCTAAATCATAAGCAGGGTGGCCTGACCCTCGGTATGGTTCTCACACCAGGAAGCTGAGCCTGGCCCACTTGGGACACAGAACATTCACTcggtgccaggccctgtgctgatatgTGTCTCCTCCCATGACCCCTCAACAACCTATGAGGTGTCCTGCTATTATTAGTACCttctcagagaaggaaacaggttCAGGGATGTTCACCAGTCACAAAGCTAGAAAGGAAATGTACTTAGATCTGTCTGCTCTGAAGGCACAGAACAGTGGCAGAGCATATATAaggccagctttttttttttttttcccaccagaaAAAGTAGGGTGTGTTCTAGTTTATGTATAAAAATCTCTCTAGATAGGAACACAATAAATACACTGGCAACAATGGATGTCTCTGGAGAGAACTGGGAACCAGGGAGGAAGGGCAATTTTTCACTGTTGTATTTGGAACTTGTGAATGTAttatgtatccaaaatataaataaaactgaaattaaagaCTGTTCTTTAACTACCAGTGTTTTCCTGAGTTGCCTGGAGCACCTGGggtgcttgttaaaaatacagattctagaTCTACACAGACCAACCTGAATTGGAACCTCTAGGGGAAAAGCTTGGAAAGCTACATTTCACAAGCCAATCTGGTGATTTTTTgacttaggaaagaaaataagcctaaggggcgcctggctggctcagtcgctgGAGTgtgtgagtcttgatctcggggttgtgggtttcagccccacattgggtgtggagattacttaaacataaaactgaaagagagaaagaaaacaaagaggggaggggaaaggcgaggagggaagggaagacctAAGACTGGAGTCGTAGCCCAGAAGTTAGTGCAGCCAGCTCCCAAGTCTTTGCAGAAGCAAAGAGGTGGGCAGGTGACGGGGCTGCATGGAAGATGGCCAGGTCTTCTCTGGGGAGCAACGGAGAGCTtcacacaggcgcccctgctccCCACTACTCAGTCCCAGTCAGAAGGCCATCCAAGGACAGGGGAGAGTAGGTCCTGGTGCGTGAGATGCAGGAGAGAGGCAAGAAGCTGCAATAGGAAAAAGGAgcgcccctgccccacccagcccACAAAACTGCTCTTATCGCATCTGTTTGCACAGAAGGACAAGAACCTGAAGCCACGCTTTGCCCCAACGAACTCCGACTTCACTCAGAGgactttgtttttataaaatcccATATTGTATTGTGTTTCTGGGACCCACAGAGGTCTCAAACTCAAAGGCCCATGGTGGGGAGCCAGGCAAGTAACATAAACAAGGCTGGCCTGGTGTGAGACAAGAAGGAGAGGTGGGGTCTGTGGCAAACACATCTCCTGGGGAAGAAGGCGGCTGCAACTCAGTTCCTTCTCACTGATGCTCTGCAAGAAGGTGGGACCagtcctcctgctgctgctggaatCCACATATATGATTTTTAAGCCAGAATCCACATATATGATTTTTGTGAGAGGCTGGGCTCTGAGCCAGACTTTCTAGGTTCGAATTCTAGCCAATTACACTTAACCTCTTTGGGCATCAActtttgtcatctgcaaaatggagatcaACATTCCTGCCAAAACATCCTGATTGTAATAACGGGAAAACGTCGGGGAAGCCAGGCTGAGGTGGCATTCTACAAAACCACAGGCCCAGACTCCAAAAATGTCGATGTCATAAAGGACAAGAAAAGGCTGTTCCAAACTTAAAAGCAACTAAAGAGACGTGACAGCTCAGTGCAACACCCGGGTAAAATCACTGCTAGAAAGGACGTGATGAGGACACGTGGAGAAGTCAACATACATGTTGTTATTAAACAGTACTGCGTCAATATcaaatttcctgaatttgatCACTGAATTGAGGTTATGTAGGAGAAATGTCCTTGGTTTTAGAAGGAAGTATCTAAGCATGAAGGGTGGTATCTGCAACCAATGCACATGGCTCAGGGGAGAAACACACAGTTCACCCCCATCATTCAGTTTCAGCATCTGGGCACCTGCCTCCTTGCTGAGGTCAAACGGCACTGTTCTGTCTTCTTGTTTCAGCTTTCCTAAACGAGTGTTCTTTTCATGTCGTCTATTTAGTGCCACGTTGTTCACATTCGGTGCTTTTCGTTGGCGATTTTGCTACTTATAAactgttaagaattttttaatttttattttaagtaggctttgtgccaatgtggggcttgaactcacaaccccaagatcaagagctgcacgctCCACCAAtggaggcagccaggtgccccggtgattttgctatttaaaaagaaggcagtagggtgcctggctggctccatcagtgAAGCAcgcaattcttgatctcggggttgtgaattcgagccccatgttgggtgtagagattgtttaaaaataaaaatctttaaacaaacaaacaacccacaaacacataaaacaaggttaacCTATTGAACGGCTGACAAAATATTGTGACCAGAGCCTCATAGGAACCACAGGAGCAATGGTTCAATACTAATTCAGTGTTCATGATGACTTTGTAGAACACAACTGCTATGAGTGACAAGAATTGACTGTATATGTATTTCAGTTGCTATTCTCGCAACTTTTttgtaggtttttaaattttcaaaataaaacgtTAACAAAATTTCTCACTTAGAGGCTCACCTGATTGGGGTGCCAGAATTCATACCAGGCAGTCCAGACCCAACAAAGACAGATACAAGAGGTGTCCCTTATgagtatatttatgtgtatacagacacacacacacacacacacacacacacacacacacacacacgacactgAATGGGGAGGGGGATCAAGACAGAAAAAACAAGAAGCATCCAAGTGGCACTGgcacaggggaggaggagggacaaagggagCATTTGTCCCCACTGTGGCTCCCACCGGCGGCCTCCTAACAGGAGGTAAACCCAAAGCTGGAAGAACAGGAAGTGCTTATTCTCCTAGAGGAAAGTTTCAAAGTGCAgtcatttctcttaaaaaaaaaaaaaaaaaaaagaagaagaagcctcttccctccactctctgcccccctgAAAAAAGCCCAATCCCTGGAGCTGGCTGTCCTTAAGGCTGGGGCAGGACGAGGTCATGGGGAGCGGCGTAAGGCCAAAGATCTGAAGTGCCCAGGCCCAGAAGGGCTTATGCATAGTGGCTGCCGGGCGTCAGGGGGTGATCCCCTCTGTGGTCCAGCTGGTCCTGCAAGCGGGCGAACTCGGCCAGCTCGTTGAGCTCCTGGAACTGTCGGTCCGTCTTATGGCTGACCAATGAGCGGTAGAAGTGGACGGCAAAGACGATGAAGACCAGGCCAAAAGGGACCATGATGGTGGTGGAGGCGATGGCGGCGGCTTGGCCCGGAGTGATGCCACCAGTGCTGCTGACGTTGGCGACTGCATCGCTGGCCGGGGGCTTGCTGGTGGGCCGCAGCTGCCCGGGCTGCTTCTTGAGAGGCAAGAACTTGACCCAGCAGAGCAGCACCACTTCAGCCAGGAAGAGCAGTGTGCCGATGACCGTGGAAAAGGCCCAGGCCAGCTCGATGTGGCGGTGCATGCGCTCATGGGGTGACTCCTTGACCGAGTTGAGGTTATGCACGTTGCTCACCGCCTCGATGTTGGGCAGGATGCAGGTGCTGATCATAAGTGCAAACAGGTGCACGGCCACCAGCACCGTGGTGCATGCACTAAAGGCGATGAGCAGCCCGGGAGGGTAGTCATGGTCGGCATCTAGCTGTACCTCCACCATCGCCACctaggggcaggggagaggcaggctgaGTGCCAGGATTGTCATGGCCCACAGAACCACACTCAAATCCTGGCTCCCCTCCCATCGAGCTCTCGGACCCTGGGCAAATCAACCTGGCCTCTCAAGCCTCGGTTTCCTGATCTATATAACGGGGGTAAGAGCACCCCCTCACTTAGGGTTGAGAAAGTACTAGTGAAGATAGCAGGTTTGGAGCCCAGGCTGCCTGGATGTGAATCTCAGTTCTGCTATTCACGGGCCACATGTCCTTGGGAAAGCCACTGAGCCTCAACTTCTTTATTTGTGAAACAAGAGATATCACAGTAGTTCACAGGATTATTTTAACAATGAagtcagaggggtgcctgggtggctcagtcggttgagcatccggctttggctcaggtcatgatctcacggtttgtgagttcaagccccgtgtcgggctctgcgctgacagctcaaagcctggagcctgtttcagattttgtgtctccctctctctctactcctcccctgctcatgctctctctctcaaaaataaataaacattaaaaaaaaattaaaaaaaaaaatgaaatcagagtcCCTGGTACATGGTAAACATCTCCCAAATAGTATCCACTGCTCCTACCAACCAGCCAGGTATTAAAAGCCAAACCACAAACGGTTAAGATGGtaagtttgaggggcgcctgcctgggtggctcagttaagcgtctgactttggctcaggtcatgatctcgtggtttgtgagttcaagccctgcatctggctctctgctgtcagcgcagagcgctttggattctgtgattccagagctctctgcccctcccccgctcatgctctgcttctcaaaaaataaacaaacttaaaaaaaaaagatggtatgtttgatgtatattttactatgatacagtttgcattaaaaaaaaaaaaaaaaaaaaaaaaaagcacaaccaCCAAACCACCAGCGGCCCTCTCTGTTGGCCTAACATATGTTCCCAAGCACAGGCTTCTCCTTTACTCCCCGctccagggagaaggagaggggtggggtagagagatgAAGGCCCTCCCAGACCAGGCCCAGCCCTTTCTAAGGACACAGTGCACCAACCAACGAGGAACGTGAAGCTTCCTCAAAGAGACTGAGCCAGGCGCTGTTGCAGTGTGATTGGCAAGCCCTGGAGCCATCTCCTGCCCTCGCCCCAGCTCTGGGCCCCATAGCTGACGCACTAGCTGCTCCCCAGTTCCTGGAGACCTGTGGACCCAGGGTCACCAGGGGCACGTTCTGGGCCTGCCACCTGCTGCTTCTCACTTGGGCCTTGCAAATCACCCCCATGTGAAGATGCCAGCTCATCAGATCTGGACCAGGAACAGCGAGCAGTGGGCACACTGCCAGGGTCTGCCTGCCAGGCTGGAGGGACTGGGGCAGCAAACGCCAATGGCAATACCATTAAGGATAGTGAGTGGCCTTTCATAAAATGTTTGCTATGTGGGtaccaggctcagagaggggaggtcCAATGCTGAAATGTATCCACTAGCCCCATACCAGGTGACCCTGACCCCTCCTTACCccggaggtggggggtggggctcttTCTTTCCCCACTAGCTCTCCTGCCTGTTTGCCTGGCCCTGcttgctttcatttctcatctctctctctccccttcctttgaCCAGGAAAGGCAGTGTGGGGCATTGGTCAGGATCACAGGCTctagagccaggctgcctggcttTGAACCCTGTCTCCTCTGCCCTTTATTCAGCTGTGATTCTAGCAAGCTCCTTcaactttctgggcctcagtttccttatctgtaaaatgggaataatagtacaTGACTGAGAGCATTGTTGTGAGGACCGAGTTAATCCCATGTAAAATACTTAGTGCCTGGCAGaaagtaaacactcaataaaagtgagctttattatcattttttcagTTTAGAAACCTTCATCCCCAAACCCACTATCTCTATATGGAATTGTCTGGGGTTTCTACTCTCCACTGGAAGGGTATACCTGGACTGAAAGAACACCAAGGCCAAAGTGGGGGGCCTGAGTCTGGCTCCAGAACCACCTTCCTTATTTGACCTTGGTCAAAACCTTCCCCTCTTGTCTGTAAAAGGAGGGAACATGGCGAGATTAAGGTCACAGGCTAAAGCTAATTTGGGGTCTGACAccttgagaatctgatgaaaataATGGATATCCTCCTTCGAACATCCAGGCATATATATTCACAGGGCTTTTCAGACAATTTCAACGAGATTCACAGACTTGCCCCAGACTTGCCCCAGTTGATGACTGTATGAACTGTTCAGCCCAGGAGTTTACAAAATGTTTCAAACTCATATAAATCTGGGGCAGTCCCATCAGGATTTCAACTGTTTTTTAAGATCACTGGTGGCCTAATGCCAATCCTGAGAATTCTTAGTACACACGGGTGAGGGCAGGCCATCAGGGCACAGTGAGTTAAGGGACACAGTTAAGGGACACATCCCAGGGACCCCTGTTCTCAGCCACCAAGCCTGCCCACGCTGGAAGGGCAGGGGGACACCCTCCAGCAATGCATGCCTTCTgccaccacctccccacccccagcacttcctcttcctgtttttgGCCTGTTGCCCCGGAAGCTGAAACTGGAGAAGGGACAAGCAGGAGAGCCCGCTGGCTGCTTGGCTGCCTCAGGTCCACTGGCTATTTATTCACTCACTGGAAATATCCAGACCCATGAGGTACATCAGGCTGAACTGAATGCTGGGGTATATTCCAGGGGGACATATACAGGTAACAAATCTGTTCCCTTACCTGGTGTCTCCCCTTCTATGTAGCCATTAAGGATGAATTGGCTTCTCCACTTACAAAGctggtgaccttggacaagtatTTCAACCTCTCTGTGTCACATCAATAAAACAGGGGCCCACTTCTTATGGTTGTTATGACCATTTAATGAGCTAATGAATATAAAGCCCTTGGAACAGGAGCTGGCATACAGTAAGCTTAACGAAGTATCAACGATTATGAGCAACATCATTattcttttacaaatgaggaaaaatggGCTCAGAGAGGCGAGGTCAGACTGCTTCTAAGTGGGAGCTCTGAACTCAGATCCATGTGGCTTTAAAGCCCATGTGCAAGTGAATAATAGAAGCTCTTTctcacctgggtgcccctacAGACTGAATGCTTCTGTTCCCTCTAAATTCTCACcttgaaaccctaatccccagtgtaATAGTagtaggaggtggggcctttgggagatgattaggtcaGGAGGGTGGAGCCCTCGCAACAGGTTAGTGTCCCTACAAAAGAGagcccgggggcacctgggtggctcagtgggttaagcatccactcttgatttcgggtcaggtcatgatctcactgttgctgagatggagccctgcggagcctgcctgggattctctctccctctctctctgcccctcccctgcttgtgctctctctctcaaaataaatacataaattaaaaaaaaaggggggggtgtaTGTGTTTatgcatggaacctgcttaggattccctctctctctctctgtcgttCTCCCCCGATCAcactctctaaaagaaaaagaacaaaaagagtgagagagcCCAGAGAGCCACTTGCCACTCCAGCCATGGGAGGGCAGAGTGAGTAGACAGGAGCTTTGAATCAGGAAGCCAGCCCCTCCACAGATTCCgaatctgctgacaccttgatcttggatgtccagtctccagaactgtgaggaaataaatgtctgttgtttataagccacccagtttgttaTTCTGGTACAGTGGCCCAGATGGACTAAGACAGTTGCTGAGGAGACTAAATAAGGTCTTGACACGTGAGCATTTACCACAGGGCCAGGCTACCGGAGGTGCAcaataaattttagttaaaaagaaaaacatggggcttgaagcagaagagaaatagcccaggggtgcctggttggctccatGGGTAGAGTatgcggctcttgatcttggggtcatgagttcgagcctcatgttgggtgttgagattgcttaaataaactttaacaaagagagagagagagagagagagagagagagagagagagagagagagagagagaaagaaagaaatagtccCTGGACACCCTCAGCTGATCCCATGAGAGAACTGATCCCATGAGCCAAGGTTCTACCCCCTGGGGTGGGTGAGAGGGTCAGATCCCCACTCTGGGCCTCATCTGCCCAAGTTCCAAACCTGGGGCATAAGGGGAAAGTGTGCCCCAAACCACACGGTGCCAGATGGCTACCTCAGCAGGACAGAGACCACGCTTTCCACACCATTTGTCATACTCACAGGATCCAGGACCAGAAATCACAGCTGTTGGAACGGACCTGACCTGGGGACACCAGAACTGGCCAGCTCTCCCAGAGGTCttgagctggggagaggctggcAGCAAAGCCTGAAACGCTGGGCActttgaggaagaggaaaagccCTGCTCCCAAGCTCTGGAAGAAACCCCATTACCCTCACCAGCCCCTACAATTCCTGGGGCTTTGACCATGCAGGCTGGCTGTATGTACTGTTCCCACACTAGGGGCAGAGTTCAGTGCCATGGGGCTGCAGAAAGAATAATGTGGACTGAGAAGGAACGGATGGCACGCGTCTTGGATCCTGATGAAAACCATTCACAGGAATACAAGCCACTGTTTTTTCCAGAACGCTTCCCTCTTGGGAAATCTCCCCACAGATAGCAAGAGTAAAGTCAAGGGGGCCTCGCGGAATCTGGCAGGCGACTCCCAGGGCCCCAGCTCAGTCCCAGAGAGATCAGATCAGATCAGATTGCAAGCAACTTCACAAGGTAAATATAGCCAGAGTGCTGGGCCTGTTAACCCAAAATAAACAGCTCCCAGCCAGCCAAGGGCCTGCTTGAACCTGGCCACATGGGGCCTAAAGGAATAGGAAGGACGAGAGACTGACAGCCCCACCTCACACTGGTCCGTGGACCCCGCACGGTGAACACTGGGATGCCAATTTTCAAGTATGAGACAAGAAGATGACCATAGGACTCTACAAAGGGTGGGGCCTGGCTGGCTTTGCCAGGCATGTGCCCGCTACGCCCGAATGCCAACCATCATTCCTCGCCCCTGCTGGGCTCCATGGAGACCTCTGCCACCTGGTGACTCGAAGTCCAGGCCCTTCTGAGACAGTCCTCCCATGCCTGGCCCGACCCCAGCACCCACAGTTGGGAGAGCCAACTGTCCTTTTCTAAGCCGAAGCTTCACTGTTCACTCCTTAAGGAGGGTGGGTGGCTGGGCCTGGAACAGGAGGGCCACCAAGCATAGCCACCCAGGTCATCCAGAGTTGTCTGAGCCTGCTGCACTACCTCAAATGCAAAccatttattaagaaagaattgAGGCCTTGTCTAGTGGTTTATAAACTCTTTTGACCACTTCAGTCCAGTACTCCAAATGTTTCCATAAAGAGAAACACATTTGTAACAGAAACAAAAGTTTCCCcaaacaatactttttttttttttaattttttttttaacgtttattcatctttgagagacagagagagacagagcatgagtggggaaggggcagagagagagggagacacagaatctgaagcaggctctgggctctgagctgtcagcacagagcccggcgtggagctcgaactcatgaactgtgagatcatgacctgagccgaagtcggacgctcaaccgactgagccaaccaggtgccccacaatacTTCTTCTTAAAGGAAGGTAATATAGCCTATCCTTACAACACCCAATGCATGCTATTTCATTCCAttcttatttcatttgaaaacaacaacaacaacaac from Prionailurus viverrinus isolate Anna chromosome D3, UM_Priviv_1.0, whole genome shotgun sequence includes the following:
- the ORAI1 gene encoding calcium release-activated calcium channel protein 1, with amino-acid sequence MHPEPAPPPNNNSPELPLSGGSTTSGSRRSRRRSGDGETPGSSPPPAAVTYPDWIGQSYSEVMSLNEHSMQALSWRKLYLSRAKLKASSRTSALLSGFAMVAMVEVQLDADHDYPPGLLIAFSACTTVLVAVHLFALMISTCILPNIEAVSNVHNLNSVKESPHERMHRHIELAWAFSTVIGTLLFLAEVVLLCWVKFLPLKKQPGQLRPTSKPPASDAVANVSSTGGITPGQAAAIASTTIMVPFGLVFIVFAVHFYRSLVSHKTDRQFQELNELAEFARLQDQLDHRGDHPLTPGSHYA